The genomic window AAATGAACGTGGGGTGAACTCCACTGGTGATGGAATTAACCGTCTCTGCACAGCTCAGTGGCCATTAGGTGAACGAGATCACGCCCAGCGATCACGATCCTGTATCGGCCGGATCGAAGTCACGATGAGTAATAATGGACAAATCGCCACCGTCGTGCGCGGGTCGCCGCGATTCGCTGCAGTTTAGCCCCCGAAAAGCACTATTGCGCAAAGGGCCCCCAGTAGCATTGCGGGACCGTGGGGAAGTTGGTCGGTGCGACCTACTTTACGAAGTGCGAGCAGCGCCACACCGACGATTCCGTTGATGAAGAAGCCCGCCGCGATGCCGAGCATCGTCACGATCCCGCCCCACCAGCCCAGCGTCAGCCCAAGCGAGCCCGCGAGTTTGACGTCGCCCATGCCCAGACCGGCCGGCGAGGCGAACGCGAGGACGAAGTAGCAGGCGCAGGCCGCGAGCCCGCAGACGACGGCCCAGCCGAGCCGTCGCCAGTCCCCGGCCGCGGCCAGCAGGACCAGCACGCCGACGACGGCGGCCGCGGTCAACCGGTTCGGCAGCCGCTGCACGGCCAGGTCGACGAAGACCAGCGCGACGCCGATCAGCACCAGCCACCCGACGGCGAGCAGCGGCCAGCCGCGCAGCACCAGCGCGACGAGGGCGAGCGACGCCGCGGCCAGGGCCTCCACCGAGCCGAGCCGCGGCCCCGGCACCCCGTACCGGCGGATCTCCCGG from Cryptosporangium phraense includes these protein-coding regions:
- a CDS encoding prepilin peptidase; its protein translation is MLAGLAGLLASPLLRREIRRYGVPGPRLGSVEALAAASLALVALVLRGWPLLAVGWLVLIGVALVFVDLAVQRLPNRLTAAAVVGVLVLLAAAGDWRRLGWAVVCGLAACACYFVLAFASPAGLGMGDVKLAGSLGLTLGWWGGIVTMLGIAAGFFINGIVGVALLALRKVGRTDQLPHGPAMLLGALCAIVLFGG